In one Trichosurus vulpecula isolate mTriVul1 chromosome 8, mTriVul1.pri, whole genome shotgun sequence genomic region, the following are encoded:
- the RNASE9 gene encoding inactive ribonuclease-like protein 9, whose translation MESLIHRHGPVCFLSLPTGEMILTLLGIHSLLLLLVHQGLAGDPLSVAKELLAEQPEQHVNNRVPRSSHLSYRRKKFMEKFLDELVIPLPPDVYCNILIRSRNVMISSSPCKKEHYFIHSSWDDLQHVCENDKFPCKNSKNNCYQSTEYMDMTVCQLLDGDEFPYCEYTSVKKKKKVVLSCKMLKDSTSLFPDSVEAIVD comes from the coding sequence ATGGAATCATTAATACACAGACATGGCCCTGtatgttttctctcccttccgACAGGAGAGATGATCCTGACTCTTCTGGGAATCCATTCCCTGCTGCTGCTATTGGTCCACCAGGGGCTAGCAGGAGACCCCCTCTCGGTGGCTAAGGAGCTCCTAGCAGAGCAGCCTGAACAGCATGTCAACAACAGAGTGCCACGGTCCAGCCATTTGTCCTACAGGAGAAAAAAGTTCATGGAAAAGTTTCTTGATGAACTAGTGATCCCTCTGCCTCCAGATGTATACTGTAATATCTTGATTAGGAGCAGAAATGTCATGATTTCTTCGAGCCCATGCAAGAAAGAACACTATTTCATCCATAGTTCCTGGGATGATCTACAACATGTGTGTGAAAATGACAAATTCCCATGCAAGAATTCCAAGAATAACTGTTACCAGAGCACAGAATATATGGATATGACAGTTTGTCAGCTACTTGATGGTGATGAGTTCCCTTATTGTGAATACACATccgttaaaaaaaagaaaaaggtggtCCTCTCCTGCAAGATGCTGAAAGATTCCACTTCCCTTTTCCCTGATTCTGTGGAAGCAATTGTTGACTAG